The following coding sequences are from one Leptolyngbya sp. NIES-3755 window:
- a CDS encoding biotin/lipoate A/B protein ligase (similar to AA sequence:cyanobase_aa:LBDG_51050) has translation MKEWRLVPTLEAPGRVQMAIDKWLLEQHRLGSHPPTLRFYTWSPAAISLGYHQRQYPEAWESLTWNGSAIDLVRRTSGGRAVLHQGDLTYAVITSGLGQNRMQAYQTICKFLIQGWKQLGIDLQYGEAGRGYIHNPNCFGTATGADLVTSEGIKLIGSAQLRRGEAILQHGSMQIQSDAMLFEQVFGQKMEFLKVEMSIDKIINTLIESAKNCFEIDLQIEPLTEAEWQAINQLL, from the coding sequence ATGAAAGAATGGCGGTTAGTCCCAACTCTTGAGGCTCCAGGACGAGTGCAAATGGCGATCGACAAATGGCTACTCGAACAACATCGATTAGGCTCACATCCGCCCACTCTACGGTTTTATACTTGGTCGCCTGCTGCAATTTCGCTCGGTTATCATCAGCGACAGTATCCCGAAGCCTGGGAATCTTTGACTTGGAATGGAAGCGCGATCGATTTAGTCCGTCGTACGAGTGGAGGTCGCGCTGTTTTGCATCAAGGCGATTTAACGTATGCCGTGATTACTTCTGGATTGGGACAGAATCGAATGCAAGCTTATCAAACGATTTGTAAGTTTCTGATTCAAGGCTGGAAGCAGCTAGGAATTGATTTGCAGTACGGTGAAGCGGGACGGGGATATATTCACAATCCAAACTGTTTTGGAACGGCGACAGGAGCGGATTTGGTGACTTCGGAAGGAATTAAATTGATAGGGAGCGCTCAGTTACGTAGAGGTGAAGCGATCTTGCAGCATGGATCAATGCAGATTCAATCAGACGCAATGTTATTTGAGCAAGTGTTTGGACAGAAGATGGAATTTCTGAAAGTGGAAATGTCGATCGATAAAATCATCAATACCTTAATCGAGTCTGCAAAAAACTGTTTTGAAATCGATTTACAGATTGAACCGCTCACTGAAGCAGAATGGCAGGCGATTAATCAATTGCTCTAA
- a CDS encoding molybdopterin-guanine dinucleotide biosynthesis protein A (similar to AA sequence:cyanobase_aa:LBDG_57670), whose protein sequence is MKSLSAIILAGGKSSRMGQDKALIEIDGVPLLKRTYHAAKQCTDSIYVVTSWRDRYQSILSDVQWIEESSPRSPIVAFSEAFEQITTDWVLLLACDLPRLNGETLQELIAQLGEVSIVVARSEEGWEPLCGFYRRDCLPSLQNYLAQGKRSFQDWLDSETVQELQISDRQILFNCNTPDDLRAID, encoded by the coding sequence ATGAAATCTCTTAGTGCAATCATTCTCGCTGGCGGTAAAAGCTCCCGAATGGGACAAGATAAAGCTTTGATCGAAATCGATGGCGTTCCGCTGCTGAAACGAACTTATCATGCTGCGAAACAGTGTACAGATTCGATCTATGTTGTGACTTCTTGGCGCGATCGCTATCAGTCAATCCTTTCTGATGTGCAATGGATCGAAGAATCTAGTCCTCGATCGCCGATCGTTGCTTTTTCTGAAGCGTTTGAACAAATCACTACAGACTGGGTGCTATTACTAGCGTGTGACCTGCCTCGATTGAACGGTGAAACATTACAGGAATTAATAGCGCAGTTGGGAGAAGTATCGATCGTAGTTGCTCGAAGCGAAGAAGGTTGGGAACCGCTGTGTGGATTCTATCGACGCGATTGTTTACCGAGCTTGCAAAACTATTTAGCACAGGGAAAGCGATCGTTTCAGGATTGGCTCGATTCGGAGACTGTACAAGAATTGCAGATTAGCGATCGACAAATTCTGTTCAACTGCAATACACCTGACGACCTTAGAGCAATTGATTAA
- a CDS encoding hypothetical protein (conserved hypothetical protein;~similar to AA sequence:cyanobase_aa:AM1_1590), with product MTVRQRRYSKEELARRGQELYESGIRQQVEAGNDGKIVAIDIETGEFEVDETVVPATNRLFERLPDAQPWIIRIGHRAVYHFGARSLKKNS from the coding sequence ATGACAGTCCGACAACGACGTTATAGCAAAGAAGAATTAGCCCGACGTGGGCAAGAACTCTATGAGTCAGGCATTCGGCAGCAGGTCGAAGCCGGAAATGATGGCAAAATTGTGGCGATCGACATCGAAACCGGAGAATTTGAAGTCGATGAAACCGTTGTACCTGCAACGAATCGACTCTTTGAACGCCTTCCCGACGCTCAACCCTGGATCATTCGCATCGGACATCGCGCCGTTTATCATTTTGGAGCGCGGAGTCTGAAGAAAAATTCATGA
- a CDS encoding hypothetical protein (similar to AA sequence:cyanobase_aa:glr4343;~virulence-associated protein VapC homolog), with the protein MSFLLIDTDIVSFIFKGSDYADPYIPLLSGHELALSFMTVAELFQWAILRQWGDRRLAQLEQYLLNYLVIPTDQPLCREWANVRAERQNAGRPISPQDAWIAATALRHDLPLVTHNVKDFRDIPNLQLITPMP; encoded by the coding sequence ATGAGCTTTCTCTTGATCGATACTGATATTGTTTCTTTTATATTCAAAGGTAGTGATTACGCTGACCCATACATCCCGCTTTTGAGTGGTCATGAGTTAGCGCTTTCTTTTATGACCGTTGCCGAACTTTTTCAGTGGGCAATTTTGCGACAATGGGGTGATCGTCGTCTTGCCCAACTAGAGCAATACCTATTGAATTATCTTGTCATTCCGACCGATCAACCCCTTTGTCGAGAATGGGCAAATGTTCGTGCTGAACGACAAAATGCGGGTCGCCCTATTTCGCCTCAAGATGCTTGGATTGCAGCAACGGCTTTACGCCATGATTTACCCCTCGTCACTCACAACGTCAAGGATTTTCGTGACATTCCTAATCTACAACTCATCACCCCTATGCCCTAA
- a CDS encoding hypothetical protein (similar to AA sequence:cyanobase_aa:MAE39510) → MMEGVVNLRREATLTVVVGNSNRQLQAIDTVIDTGFNGFLSLPSVIITTLNLPWSGSDFVTLGDGSETYFDLYTAIVIWDGQYQEIDVAESETEPLLGTALLYKYRLQVDNIEGGKVKIEAL, encoded by the coding sequence ATGATGGAAGGAGTGGTCAATTTACGGCGTGAAGCTACGCTAACTGTTGTAGTCGGAAACTCAAATCGACAACTTCAAGCGATCGATACAGTGATTGACACAGGGTTCAATGGATTTTTATCTTTGCCCTCTGTAATCATCACCACGTTGAATTTACCTTGGAGTGGTTCTGATTTTGTCACATTGGGTGATGGCAGTGAGACTTACTTTGATTTGTACACGGCGATCGTAATCTGGGATGGACAATACCAGGAAATCGATGTTGCAGAATCAGAGACAGAACCTCTGCTAGGAACGGCGCTGCTTTACAAATATCGATTACAGGTTGATAACATTGAAGGCGGTAAAGTTAAGATCGAGGCATTGTGA
- a CDS encoding Rieske (2Fe-2S) domain-containing protein (similar to AA sequence:cyanobase_aa:LBDG_51240), translated as MKMLQGSPWLLAHRSMLKPNEPMKVSLYGQDYVIWQDSNREIHALPNACPHMGAMLSEGWCVEKSNGVSLVVCPFHALEFDQTGSTVLPGSNKATKSLLKPLELIVQGDLIWSYGGVEPKIPIPTVLNELAAEYEFAGIAGHRSIKTDLLSMLLNMHDYNHQNGTHRPLFEIESVEITQFVDRGLLSHAYYNAPRAKPKFQDILHNPALLGMPKVIEAHLENHFPMLVIFHGESPFGSIKQCHIFVPESETHTRTFVVVFGQFSNPIFRLLKKNLLKLVETVVEQDADILEKIYASTPQHIKLNNEIGMDWVRRNFESFPEVAEPNLSR; from the coding sequence ATGAAAATGCTGCAAGGATCGCCTTGGTTGTTGGCGCATCGATCGATGTTGAAGCCAAACGAACCGATGAAGGTTTCGCTGTACGGTCAGGATTATGTGATCTGGCAGGATTCAAACCGTGAAATTCATGCGCTACCGAATGCTTGTCCACACATGGGAGCAATGTTGTCTGAAGGCTGGTGTGTAGAGAAATCGAATGGCGTGAGTTTGGTCGTCTGCCCATTTCACGCACTAGAGTTTGATCAGACTGGCTCAACAGTGCTACCCGGTTCTAATAAAGCTACAAAATCATTATTGAAGCCATTAGAGTTGATAGTTCAAGGTGATTTGATCTGGTCTTACGGAGGTGTAGAGCCAAAGATTCCGATTCCGACGGTGCTGAATGAGCTTGCAGCAGAGTACGAATTTGCGGGGATTGCAGGACATCGAAGTATCAAAACAGATTTGCTCTCAATGTTGCTGAATATGCACGATTACAATCACCAGAATGGAACCCATCGCCCATTATTTGAGATTGAATCGGTGGAGATTACGCAGTTTGTCGATCGAGGTTTACTCTCTCATGCTTATTACAATGCACCCAGAGCAAAGCCTAAATTTCAAGACATTCTGCACAATCCAGCCCTGCTTGGAATGCCGAAGGTGATTGAGGCGCATCTAGAGAATCACTTTCCGATGCTCGTTATCTTTCACGGTGAATCCCCATTCGGCAGCATCAAACAATGTCACATCTTCGTGCCTGAATCAGAAACACATACGAGAACTTTTGTCGTCGTGTTTGGTCAGTTTTCAAATCCGATCTTCCGATTGCTGAAAAAGAATCTTCTCAAGCTAGTTGAAACTGTTGTAGAGCAAGATGCTGATATTCTGGAAAAAATCTACGCAAGTACACCCCAACACATCAAACTAAACAACGAAATTGGGATGGATTGGGTGCGACGAAACTTTGAGAGTTTTCCAGAAGTCGCGGAACCTAATCTGAGTCGGTAG
- a CDS encoding ABC transporter (similar to AA sequence:cyanobase_aa:LBDG_14190): MTQAHQDNTSTMTSLNRVLQGLKSHRFVAIGAVLSLFLLTAATAVTPQIFRWGIDQGIAQRNFTVVWESAALMVAAAIARGLFNFGQTFWSEATSQGLAYDLRNQLFAKIESLSFSYHDRAQTSQLITRATSDIEQIRSFIGASLIQVIGAVVTLVTIATILLVMNWQLALITLTVVPIAALILFRFFGQNGSLFQRVQEQLGDLNAVLQENLLGVRVVKAYVREDQERSRYTALNNELIAVSMKTLYAIRNTFPFIFLLSNLITVAVLGFGGAQVIDQRFSIGELVAFNSYLLFILQPILLIGFAAPAIAQAAASATRVYEVLDAEIEIRDRPNALSFEKCGGRITFENVSFRYPGATTEALKGVSFETKPKELIAILGSTGSGKSTIVNLLPRFYDPTRGSVRIDGRDVRDFNLMSLRSKIGIVFQETTLFSGTLRENIAYAKPDATLEEIIEAAKTAQIHEFIAGLPEGYETIVGERGVGLSGGQKQRIAIARTLLTDYRILILDDSTSAVDARTANQINEALDRLIDQRTCTAFVIAQRISTVRNADRILLMDQGVLMAQGTHEELMHTSPLYSAILESQVRRS, translated from the coding sequence TTGACTCAGGCGCATCAAGATAACACCTCAACGATGACTTCACTCAATCGAGTGTTGCAAGGCTTAAAATCTCATCGATTCGTCGCGATCGGGGCTGTTCTCAGTCTCTTTCTGTTAACCGCAGCAACAGCAGTGACTCCACAGATTTTTCGATGGGGGATTGATCAAGGCATCGCACAGCGGAATTTTACTGTCGTTTGGGAAAGTGCGGCTTTGATGGTTGCGGCAGCGATCGCACGAGGACTTTTCAACTTTGGACAAACTTTTTGGTCAGAAGCAACTTCTCAAGGCTTGGCGTATGATTTACGCAATCAGTTGTTTGCAAAGATTGAGAGTTTAAGTTTTAGCTATCACGATCGCGCTCAGACTTCGCAGTTGATTACCCGTGCTACAAGCGACATTGAGCAGATTCGGTCGTTTATTGGAGCAAGCTTGATTCAGGTGATCGGAGCAGTCGTAACATTAGTGACGATCGCAACAATTTTGCTCGTGATGAATTGGCAGTTAGCATTGATTACGCTAACGGTTGTTCCAATTGCAGCTTTGATTTTATTTCGATTCTTTGGTCAGAATGGTAGTCTGTTTCAACGAGTTCAAGAGCAACTGGGTGATTTGAATGCTGTATTGCAGGAGAATTTACTCGGTGTGCGGGTGGTCAAGGCTTATGTGCGAGAAGACCAAGAGCGATCGCGTTATACGGCTTTGAACAATGAATTGATTGCAGTCAGTATGAAAACGCTGTATGCGATTCGGAATACGTTTCCATTCATTTTCCTACTGAGCAATTTGATTACGGTTGCAGTGCTCGGATTTGGTGGCGCACAAGTGATTGATCAGCGATTCTCGATCGGGGAGTTGGTCGCGTTTAATTCGTATCTCTTGTTCATTCTTCAGCCGATCTTGCTGATTGGATTTGCTGCACCTGCGATCGCACAAGCGGCGGCTTCAGCGACACGAGTGTATGAAGTGCTCGATGCTGAGATTGAAATTCGCGATCGACCTAATGCACTTTCGTTCGAGAAATGTGGTGGCAGAATCACTTTTGAAAATGTCTCTTTCCGGTATCCAGGCGCGACCACTGAAGCGCTTAAAGGAGTTTCGTTTGAGACAAAGCCGAAGGAATTAATTGCAATCTTGGGGAGTACTGGATCAGGGAAAAGCACGATCGTGAATTTGCTGCCCCGATTTTATGATCCAACGAGAGGATCGGTTCGGATTGATGGGCGCGATGTGCGGGACTTTAATTTGATGAGTTTACGATCGAAAATTGGCATTGTTTTTCAGGAAACAACATTGTTCTCTGGAACTTTAAGAGAGAACATTGCTTACGCTAAACCAGACGCAACTCTAGAGGAAATTATCGAAGCTGCAAAAACGGCTCAGATACATGAGTTTATTGCAGGTCTGCCAGAAGGATATGAAACGATCGTGGGTGAGCGCGGAGTTGGACTATCGGGGGGACAGAAACAGCGAATTGCGATCGCTAGAACTTTACTGACGGACTATCGCATTCTGATTCTTGATGATAGTACTTCAGCCGTTGATGCGAGAACTGCAAATCAAATTAATGAAGCTCTCGATCGATTAATTGATCAAAGGACTTGTACCGCATTTGTGATTGCACAGCGAATCTCAACAGTTCGGAATGCCGATCGTATTTTGCTGATGGATCAAGGTGTATTGATGGCACAGGGAACTCATGAGGAATTAATGCACACTAGCCCACTGTATAGCGCAATCTTAGAATCTCAGGTGAGACGCTCATGA
- a CDS encoding hypothetical protein (similar to AA sequence:cyanobase_aa:LBDG_27760) — protein MTITIRDDVVYIMLKKIDESDKGPGPDPVSFSSTDFASIPMSTAEFLGHLDYLNQRQYINAVFSGNAYANQDDVPNAVNEEEFGLRIANTYGAPDGPLPHLIEFEKAELTERGRAMLADMEANPPQSMQSGPTVPISTKDTPFLEKVALKGGISDLYDARDITEVVFRTMRDMMTNEAVENVSEELHVPLDEGNPDRTLYTATPLATEVSDLWEDTNPIVHFLSHIRPPLKIKADTFLFRVKQEAGLQPNTTPEQVILAVFSATKDELSQERVQEVAGFLPDKIRELWEQA, from the coding sequence ATGACAATCACGATTCGCGATGACGTGGTTTATATCATGCTGAAAAAGATTGATGAAAGTGATAAAGGTCCCGGTCCCGATCCAGTTAGCTTCAGTTCCACCGACTTCGCCAGCATCCCAATGTCTACGGCTGAATTTCTGGGACACCTAGACTATCTCAATCAAAGGCAATATATTAACGCTGTATTTTCCGGTAATGCTTACGCCAATCAAGATGACGTGCCGAATGCAGTCAACGAAGAAGAATTCGGGCTGAGAATTGCGAATACCTATGGTGCACCGGATGGTCCCCTACCGCACTTAATCGAGTTCGAGAAGGCGGAACTGACAGAAAGAGGTCGGGCAATGTTGGCGGATATGGAAGCTAACCCACCCCAATCGATGCAATCTGGACCGACTGTACCGATCTCAACCAAAGATACGCCGTTCCTCGAAAAAGTGGCGCTCAAAGGCGGAATTTCTGACCTATACGACGCACGAGACATTACCGAAGTCGTATTCCGAACCATGCGCGACATGATGACTAATGAAGCGGTCGAAAACGTTTCGGAAGAACTCCATGTGCCGCTGGATGAAGGCAACCCCGATCGCACGTTGTACACCGCAACTCCGCTGGCAACTGAAGTGTCTGATTTGTGGGAAGATACCAACCCGATCGTACATTTCCTCAGCCACATTCGTCCGCCGCTGAAAATTAAAGCAGATACGTTCCTATTCCGGGTGAAGCAGGAAGCAGGCTTACAGCCGAATACAACCCCTGAGCAAGTCATTTTGGCGGTCTTCTCAGCAACGAAGGATGAACTCTCTCAAGAGCGCGTTCAAGAAGTTGCAGGATTTCTGCCTGATAAAATCCGTGAACTTTGGGAGCAAGCTTAG
- a CDS encoding ISSoc1, transposase (similar to AA sequence:cyanobase_aa:CYB_1023) gives MQRTIRIQLQPDIETAQVLSQTIKQYTWSFNAVCKHGWENDLTSGVELHKATYYDHRAFTELPSQLVCAARVKATEALKSAKSLKKKGKTVSCPTSKRCPIRYDARSYTVWFDRSEVTLLGINGRVKLSFEVAEYYRQYLNWKNTSADLLKDRKGRWWLHIVMETETPKTNATDETVGVDLGIASPAVDSRGSYYGSDHWKEIEDRTFELRRRLQSKGTKSAKRHLKKLSGRQRRFRKDCDHVLSKRLVQSVQKGATLVFEDLTNIRGRAKMRKAQRRRLHGWSFAQFQAFVTYKAEARGINVGFVDPRYTSQKCSKCGHIERGNRPSQAEFRCKKCGYECHADYNAAMNIRADFLKLRAAVNPPIVSAEHG, from the coding sequence ATGCAAAGAACGATTCGCATCCAACTTCAACCCGACATCGAAACGGCTCAAGTGCTGTCTCAAACGATTAAGCAATACACTTGGTCGTTTAATGCCGTGTGCAAGCATGGATGGGAAAATGATTTGACGAGCGGGGTCGAGTTGCATAAAGCCACTTACTACGACCATCGCGCCTTCACTGAATTGCCGTCTCAATTGGTCTGTGCTGCTCGTGTCAAAGCGACCGAAGCTTTGAAATCGGCAAAAAGCCTGAAGAAGAAAGGTAAGACGGTGAGCTGTCCAACTTCTAAGCGTTGTCCCATTCGGTACGATGCTCGGTCTTACACCGTTTGGTTTGACCGCTCGGAAGTGACGCTTTTGGGCATCAACGGACGGGTGAAACTGTCCTTTGAGGTTGCTGAATACTATCGGCAGTATTTGAACTGGAAAAACACCAGTGCAGACTTGCTCAAAGATCGCAAGGGACGATGGTGGTTGCATATCGTGATGGAGACTGAAACTCCAAAAACCAATGCAACCGATGAAACGGTTGGGGTGGACTTGGGAATTGCTTCGCCTGCGGTCGATAGCAGAGGAAGTTACTACGGTTCTGACCATTGGAAGGAGATCGAAGATAGAACATTCGAGTTGCGCCGAAGACTGCAATCTAAAGGCACGAAGTCCGCTAAACGACATCTCAAGAAGCTGTCGGGCAGACAGAGACGTTTCAGAAAAGATTGCGACCATGTGCTGAGTAAGCGACTGGTGCAATCGGTACAGAAAGGCGCAACATTGGTTTTTGAAGACCTGACGAATATTCGCGGCAGAGCCAAGATGAGAAAGGCTCAACGACGACGGCTGCATGGATGGAGTTTTGCTCAATTCCAAGCATTCGTAACCTACAAAGCTGAAGCGAGAGGCATCAACGTGGGATTTGTTGACCCACGCTACACCAGTCAGAAGTGTTCCAAGTGCGGACACATTGAGCGCGGGAATCGTCCGTCTCAAGCTGAATTTCGGTGCAAGAAATGTGGGTATGAATGCCATGCGGATTACAACGCTGCGATGAATATTCGGGCAGATTTTCTCAAGCTCCGGGCGGCAGTCAATCCGCCTATTGTTTCAGCCGAACACGGCTAG
- a CDS encoding orange carotenoid protein (similar to AA sequence:cyanobase_aa:Cyan7425_0443) produces the protein MPYNHSENTQRALSMFQQYDIDTQLALLWYGYLDIKDELNPAPPPSADTLARTIYGEIKALSQDEQLQAQRDILSGAESQFGKSYSALSNSARIEVWLLLGQGMESGEIINVPSDYKLPEQTHEFSDFISGLSFEDRIEFMQAGVQGMGAASTTAQ, from the coding sequence ATGCCTTACAATCACAGCGAGAATACTCAACGCGCTCTATCAATGTTTCAACAATACGACATTGATACTCAGCTTGCACTACTGTGGTACGGATACCTGGATATCAAAGATGAGCTAAATCCTGCGCCCCCTCCATCTGCGGATACTCTCGCTCGCACGATTTACGGTGAAATCAAAGCACTATCCCAAGACGAGCAGCTTCAGGCACAACGGGATATTCTCAGCGGCGCAGAAAGTCAGTTTGGTAAGTCATACAGTGCATTGAGCAACAGTGCAAGAATCGAAGTCTGGTTACTGTTGGGGCAAGGAATGGAAAGCGGTGAAATTATCAATGTTCCTTCCGACTACAAGCTGCCTGAACAAACTCATGAGTTCAGCGACTTTATCTCTGGATTGAGCTTTGAAGATCGCATCGAATTCATGCAAGCCGGAGTCCAGGGAATGGGCGCAGCTTCTACAACAGCACAATAA
- a CDS encoding ABC transporter (similar to AA sequence:cyanobase_aa:LBDG_14200) — MRTSFSTEKSTRQMSTLRRFLQYVRPYRKEVPIALLCVLIGAASQAIGPFFVGWSIDNVIAQGNLQGLLYALIALAVVYLIGVQAIREQIVRVGWIVQHVLAQLRQDIFIEVQSLPLSYFDRSEAGDLMSRLLNDVSTVNQAFGQTVAQMLGNLFSLIGIIIAMLSLNLQLGLVSNFVVPLMILTTAIFSRWARSRFRVTRKTIGELSTKLEEDISSVREAQAFNRVGLNIDEFEHLNAANRDANIQAVAITAAFLPSIDFLNTLATAGVLAYGGYLAVTGQATVGVVTAFLIYVQQFFRPIQILSQFYTQAQSAIAGLERIFSLLDEPSQLNDAPNAIEMPPMRGEVRFQNVSFGYTVNQRVLKGVNLLAKPGQTIALVGPTGAGKSTIINLILRFYDVTDGAVTIDGIDVRAVTQASLRRQIGIVLQDTILFSGTVAENIAFGRPAATQAEIEEAAQVANVHELIRTLPQGYSTYLGERGAMLSQGQRQLISIARAVLIQPRILILDEATSSIDTRTEALVQDAIAKLLINRTSFVIAHRLSTVTQADQVLVIQDGQSWSMEHTRS; from the coding sequence ATGAGAACTTCCTTTAGCACCGAAAAGTCTACCCGTCAGATGTCTACGCTGAGACGGTTTTTACAGTATGTGCGACCCTATCGCAAAGAAGTTCCAATCGCGCTTCTCTGTGTCCTCATTGGAGCGGCATCACAGGCAATTGGACCGTTTTTCGTGGGATGGTCGATCGATAATGTGATCGCTCAAGGGAATCTCCAAGGACTCTTGTACGCGCTGATTGCACTTGCAGTGGTTTATCTAATTGGAGTTCAAGCGATTCGGGAACAGATTGTTAGAGTCGGTTGGATTGTTCAACACGTTCTCGCTCAGTTGCGGCAGGATATTTTTATTGAAGTACAAAGCTTACCCTTGAGCTATTTCGATCGAAGTGAAGCAGGCGATTTGATGAGTCGATTGCTCAATGATGTGAGCACAGTTAACCAAGCATTCGGGCAAACTGTTGCTCAGATGTTGGGAAACTTGTTTAGCTTGATTGGTATCATCATTGCAATGTTATCGCTCAATCTGCAATTGGGATTGGTGAGTAACTTTGTTGTGCCATTGATGATCTTGACAACTGCAATTTTTTCACGATGGGCACGATCGAGATTCCGAGTCACGAGAAAAACGATCGGAGAACTATCCACCAAGCTCGAAGAAGATATCAGCAGTGTTCGGGAAGCTCAAGCGTTTAATCGAGTTGGACTGAACATTGATGAGTTTGAGCATTTGAATGCTGCGAATCGAGATGCAAACATTCAAGCGGTGGCAATTACGGCGGCGTTTTTACCTTCGATCGATTTTCTCAATACCTTAGCGACTGCGGGAGTACTCGCATACGGGGGCTATCTAGCAGTGACAGGGCAAGCAACAGTTGGAGTCGTGACTGCATTTCTAATTTATGTTCAGCAGTTCTTTAGACCGATTCAGATTTTGAGCCAGTTTTACACTCAAGCGCAATCCGCGATCGCAGGACTGGAGCGAATCTTCAGCTTGCTCGATGAACCATCACAGTTGAATGATGCGCCCAATGCGATCGAGATGCCTCCAATGCGAGGTGAGGTTCGGTTTCAAAACGTTTCTTTTGGCTACACTGTGAATCAGCGAGTTTTGAAAGGAGTGAATCTACTCGCAAAACCGGGACAAACGATCGCGCTAGTCGGACCTACTGGAGCCGGAAAAAGTACAATTATTAACTTAATTCTGCGCTTCTATGATGTTACGGATGGAGCAGTCACCATTGATGGAATCGACGTAAGAGCAGTCACCCAAGCGAGTCTACGTCGGCAGATCGGCATTGTTCTACAAGACACAATTCTATTTAGTGGGACTGTTGCAGAAAACATTGCTTTTGGTCGTCCGGCTGCAACTCAAGCTGAAATTGAAGAAGCTGCCCAAGTCGCGAATGTGCATGAACTAATTAGAACATTGCCACAAGGTTACTCAACTTACCTCGGTGAGCGGGGAGCGATGTTAAGTCAAGGACAGCGGCAGTTAATTAGTATTGCTCGTGCCGTATTGATTCAGCCTCGAATTCTGATATTAGATGAAGCAACGAGTAGTATTGATACGCGAACCGAAGCACTTGTGCAAGATGCGATCGCGAAACTGCTGATCAATAGAACTAGCTTTGTGATTGCTCACCGTCTTAGCACAGTGACCCAAGCCGATCAAGTGTTAGTAATTCAAGACGGGCAATCATGGAGCATGGAACACACACGGAGTTAA
- a CDS encoding hypothetical protein (protein of unknown function, DUF1821;~similar to AA sequence:cyanobase_aa:LBDG_27750), with translation MTNYQPDLAPLTTIDQAAGMNLIQVIETVIESLDQSNSAMVSHNEDESGYVWKFKYGSVETFVQLTGTTDEDTFSVWATVLDLPVQNEAQLSRKLLEMNWLTTFEAHFAIFNNQVVVVSSRTIAELSPGEVSRLITVVATIADDNDENLRSEFGAA, from the coding sequence ATGACGAACTATCAACCTGATCTCGCCCCCTTAACCACGATCGACCAAGCCGCAGGTATGAACCTGATCCAAGTTATCGAAACCGTCATCGAAAGCTTAGACCAGTCGAATAGTGCAATGGTCAGCCACAACGAAGATGAAAGCGGCTATGTTTGGAAGTTCAAATATGGCAGTGTAGAAACCTTTGTTCAACTGACTGGGACGACCGATGAAGATACCTTTTCAGTGTGGGCGACTGTGCTGGATTTGCCTGTACAAAATGAAGCGCAGTTAAGTCGCAAGCTGCTTGAAATGAATTGGTTAACGACGTTTGAAGCGCATTTTGCAATTTTTAACAATCAAGTGGTTGTGGTGTCTTCGAGAACGATCGCAGAATTATCGCCGGGTGAAGTGTCGCGACTAATTACGGTTGTGGCAACGATCGCGGATGATAACGATGAGAATTTGCGATCGGAGTTTGGAGCGGCTTAA
- a CDS encoding hypothetical protein (hypothetical protein Npun_F2892;~similar to AA sequence:cyanobase_aa:LBDG_22560), with protein MKRSIVDYETARRLLIDQTNFKASDTFLGRLGQNQPPMPGQVTSILLALKVVFDALKDQTMIDRELASALFLVSSEARQLFNSGLARSLECPPLLNEDLGRIAIAVKSIFSGTWQA; from the coding sequence GTGAAACGCTCGATCGTGGATTACGAAACTGCTCGTCGTTTGCTCATCGACCAAACCAATTTCAAAGCTAGTGATACGTTCCTCGGACGGTTAGGGCAAAATCAGCCTCCGATGCCGGGACAAGTCACCTCGATTTTGCTGGCGTTGAAAGTGGTGTTTGATGCGCTGAAAGATCAGACGATGATCGATCGAGAATTAGCTTCAGCGTTATTTCTGGTATCGAGTGAAGCCAGGCAATTATTTAACAGCGGGCTTGCCAGAAGTTTGGAATGCCCGCCGTTGTTGAATGAAGACTTGGGGAGAATTGCGATCGCAGTTAAAAGCATTTTTTCAGGCACTTGGCAGGCTTAA